The genomic segment CGTGCTTTCAATCGCAGGTTAATATCTTTGGAAACGAGTGTGACTTTCTTGTCCGGTTCCTCTTCACGAAGTTTTAGGGCTGAATTCAGAATCCGATGGTCATTTTTTTGTGAGCCGAACACTTCGGAGGCATCAATCTTGCTTCCCTCATCGCTGATGACCCTGATTTTTCCATGAGCTTTCCCGTTCAATGGAATCCACTTCTGGATCATGTTGGCATCGGTAATTTTGTCGAGATAGCGGATAAACTCTCTTGCATGAAGATTCGTCACCGTATTTCCTTTTTTAAACGAATCCAACTCTTCCAGCACGGTAATGGGAATGGCGATATCGTGCTTTTCGAAGTTTTTTACGGCTTCAGAATCATATAAAAGAACAGAAGTGTCGAGTACGAAAATCTTCTTCGCTTTCTTTTGTCTGGGCATAGGCCATCCAAATTTGTGTGAGAGATGAGTGTCTGTATGATGTCTTAGAACAACAATAATCAAACAAACTCTCAGAATCAATTCCCTCCAAAAAAATTTACAGTGAGTTTATTTGGTAAGATCCGCGAAGTTTTTGGAAACTTCGCGGATCTTGTCATGAATTACGTTTCTAAAACCAGACAAGTCTTACTATTAGCTTATTTTACAGTTTCCAGTGTCTTAATCTCTTCCAAGTCCTTCTTCTTGTTTTCAGCTTCTTCCTCAAGATCGTAATCATCTTGTAAGCCTAACCAAAATTTAGCACTGGTTCCAAAGTATTTAGAAAGCCGCAAAGCAGTATCAGCGGTAATACTTCGCTTTTTATGGATAATTTGACTAATTCGGGTTTGTGGCATACATGTCTCTTTTGCCAGCCGATAAGCGGAGATGCCGAGAGGATCTAAAAATTCCTCTTTCAAAACTTCACCCGGATGTATGTTAGGTAATTTTTCCATTGTACTTAATTTTTAGTGATAATCTATAATCTCAACATGATATGCATCATTATTTTTCCATTGGAAAATGATGCGCCATTGTTGATTGATACGGATGCTGAAATAATCCTTTAAATCACCCTTTAGTTTTTCCAATCGATTTGCCGGAGGAATTCTGAGATCATTTATATTTTGAGCATTATTTATCATCCTTAACTTTCGACGGGATTTTGATTGAATATCAGGTGGCAGCTTTTTAGACCTTATGCTATTCCAGATCAACTCCGTCTCTTTATCGTTAAAGCTTTTTATCATTTTACTTATGTTATGCGATACTAACGCATAACATAAGTAAAAAATTTTAAATATTTGATAAAAATTCAGAAAAGAGTTGAATCATCCTTTCGAAAACTCATACAGCGAAATCGAACAAGCAACAGCCGCATTCAAACTCTCCACCTGATTCGGATTTCCATCGATTTTAATTCTATGACGGCCGTTTTGAAACAACTCATTCGAAATTCCATTGCCTTCATTTCCCACAACAAGAATACTTTTTTGTGATTTGGGTCTCTCATCGAGATTATTTGAGACTTCACCGGCATCGAGCAGAAAAGTTGTCCAATTTTCTTTTTCTAATGCTGATAATAGATCATTCAACTTTCCTGATGTGTAAGGCAAAACTCCAGTAGCTCCGGCGGTACTTCGAACTACTTTTGGATGAAATGGATCCACCGTTCCGGTTCCGATCAAGATTCCGGCAACATCAAACCAGCAAGCCGTCCGAATGATTGTCCCGAGATTTCCGGGATCCTGGATGGCATCCGTCGCAAGGATCACGCCTGATTTTTGGCTTAGATTTTCCACACTCGATTCTTGTGGAATCTTACAGACAGCTACAATTCCCTGGGGATTATCTGTATCAGAAACGGTTTCAAAATCTGAAGTTTCTAATTCAAAAATCGGAAGATCTGTTTTTACTGAAAGCTGATTCGGATTCCATCCATTTTCAATGATCAATTCCTGAACCTCAACCTTTTCGTTATCGAGAATTTGTTCCACACACCGAACACCTTCGGCCAGAAATAACCCGGTTTTCTTGCGGTACTTACCCATCTGAAGCTTTTTCCAGCTCTTGAGTTGATTATTGGAAGCAGATTGGATGTTCATTTTATTTTAGTGAAAAGTGATTATGAGTGAAAAGGCAAAACGAAAAAGTGAAAAGTTTTTGGAGTCAGTAAGTCAAAATATAGATTTCAATAAATGGCTGGCGCAAGTCTCCTGACTTGTGCCCTTCGATACAGGACACAAGCGAGACGCTTGCGCCATTGTCATATTAACAATAAACTTTTGCCTTTTCACCTTTGCTCCGAAGGAATCCCTGTGGGACCTTTTCACTTACCCCCATTCCCTCTATATTGAAAGAGATCATCAAATAAAAAGCCATTCAAGACATGAAAGATTTTTTGAGCACGCTCGGTATCGAAAAAGAAAATTCAGGCACATCAACCGGACAAGAATTTTTTAAAGATGACGATTCAGAAAAAATTATCAGTTTTACACCATCAGATGGATCTGAGATTGCCGAAGTGCATGAAACTACAAGGAGTGAGTATGAGTTAGTTGTCAAGAAATCACAAGAGGCGTTTAAAGAGTGGCGAATGACGCCGGCACCTCAGCGGGGAGAGATTGTTCGGCAAATCGGGCTTGAACTCAGAAAATACAAAGAACCGCTGGGGAAATTGGTCAGCTACGAGATGGGTAAAATTTACCAGGAAGGGCCTGGGTGAAGTTCAGGAGATGATCGATATCTGTGATTTTGCCGTTGGCCAGTCGCGAATGCTCTATGGTAAAACAATGCACTCCGAGCGACCCAATCACCGGATGTATGAGCAATGGCATCCGCTGGGGCCGGTGGGTGTAATTTCGGCCTTTAATTTTCCGGTAGCCGTGTATAGCTGGAATGCCATGATTGCCGCAGTTTGTGGAGATACCGTGATCTGGAAAGGGTCAGAAAAAACGCCTCTTTGTGGAGTTGCGGTTCAAAAAATCATCGGAAATGTGTTGAAAAAGAATGATGTGCCGGAAGGTGTATTTGGTTTAATAACAGGCGGACGGGAAGTTGGAGAATGGATGACATCTGACGAGCGAATACCGTTGATCTCCGCAACCGGCTCCATCCGAATGGGCAAGCAGGTGGCGCAAACCGTAGGAGCCCGATTGGGCAAAACGATCCTGGAACTGGGCGGCAATAACGCCATCATTATCAGCAAGGATGTGGATCTGGAAATGGCTGTCAGGGCCGTTGTGTTTGGTGCGGTTGGAACGGCCGGTCAGCGTTGTACATCTACACGAAGACTCATTATTCACGAATCCGTTTTTGAGGAATTAAAAGACCGTCTGGTTTCCATTTATCAAAGTATTAAGATCGGTGATCCGCTGGATGAAGGCACGCTTGTGGGACCGCTCATAGATCACGATGCAGTAGAGGCGATGCAAAATGCACTCAAACAGATCAAAGAAGAAGGGCGGATCAATTATCACCGGTGGGGAAGTGCTTGAAGATATGGAGGGCCATTATGTGAAGCCTGCCATCTGTGAAGTGGAAAATCACTACGAAATTGTACAGGAAGAGACCTTTGCGCCGATTTTATATCTCATCAAATACTCTTCACTGGATGAAGCGATGGAATATCACAATGGTGTAAAACAGGGTTTAAGTTCCGCGATGTTTACGTTGAATATGCGCGAGGCGGAGACGTTTTTGAGCCACCGCGGATCCGATTGCGGAATTGCCAATATCAACATCGGGACAAGCGGGGCAGAAATTGGCGGAGCATTTGGTGGTGAAAAAGAGACCGGTGGCGGACGAGAATCCGGCTCGGATGCATGGAAAGCGTATATGCGCCGACAAACGAACACTATAAACTGGAGTGATGAGCTGCCTCTTGCGCAGGGGATTGAGTTTGATGTTTAGAAAGTTTTTTCCAATACTAAACTTTGAAATTGAGTTTTCGTACACCACGAGTGAACAAAAAATTAATCACTCAAAGGACTACAATGAAGACATTTACATCAAGAATAGCTGGATTCATTCTGCTTCTGATTCTGTTTCAACCACAGCTTTCAGAAGCTCAACACACGTTTGATCAAGACAAGTTAAACACCTATCTGAAGACACTTGAAGAGAGTAATAAATTCATGGGATCGGTGGCCATTCTGGAGGATGATGATATTCTTTTCCGGAATGCATATGGAATGGCAAGTGAGGGGCAGCCGGCTGATGCAAACACTATATACAGAATTGGTTCCATTACGAAGACATACACTTCAACTATGTTAATGCAACTGGTGGAACAGGGAGAGATCAGCCTTTCTGATCCATTAAGGAATTATTTTCCCGAGATTCCTAACGCTGATTCAATAACGATTGAGAATTTGTTACATCACAGATCGGGTTTGGTGAATGTTACAAATAAAGAAGAGTACATGGATTACTACACCGAAGGCTCAACTCGCCAAGAGATGATTGAAAGGATGATTGAGTATGGAACAAATTTCGAACCCGGTGAAAAAATGGAATATAGTAATTCCGGCTACTTGCTCTTGGGATATATCATCGAAGAAGTAACAGGTATGGATTATGCCGATGCTCTTCGAGATATGATTGCAGAACCGCTTGGGCTTGAAAAAACTTATTATGGGATGGATATATCTTCGTACCGAGGGGAAGCTCAGTCATTCAGTTATAGTGAAAATGGATGGGAGGAAAGTCCCGAAACGGATATGTCCGTTCCGCATGGGGCAGGGGCTATTGTTTCGACTCCCACGGAAGTTGGGTTGTTTTTGAATGCACTGTTTGATGGCGAGCTGGTATCGATGGAGTCACTCGAAAAGATGAAAAATCTTAAAGACGGTTATGGATTAGGCATTTCCCGGATTCCGTTTAATGATAAATTTGCATGGGGACATAATGGCGGAATTGATGGGTTTCAGTCCACATCAGGTCACTTTCCGGAAGAAGATCTTACCTTTGTTCTTTTCGGAAACGGTGTGAACTATTCCCTGAATGATATCGCCATTGGTACGTTGAGTATTCTGTTTAATAATGATTTCGAAATTCCTGATTTCTCGAATGAACCGGAACCTGTTGAACTCTCAAAAAGTGAACTTCAGGCTTATACCGGGTATTACACATCAGAGGATATTCCGCTTGAGATTGAAGTGTTTATGGAAGAGGGAGTTTTAAAAGCGAAAGCAACAGGCCAGGGAGCCTTCCCACTTTCAGCCTTTGAGGGTGGTGTGATGAAGTTCAATCCCGCTGGAATCACCATGATTTTTAACGGTCTAACTGATGGAAATTATGAAAGTTTTGAGCTCCAGCAGGGTGGGCAAACCTATCAATTCACTCAAAAAGAGGAATAAACTGAATATTGTTAACTGACGTTATACGACAAAGACATTGTATTTTTTACTATCGATACAATGTTTTGATATGACTCGAAGATCAGAATCATTTCAGAATGTTTAGTTAGGCCGAAAAATACAATGTCTAAAATCTGTTGAAACTCACAACATTTAGAAGTAATTTATGTACATAAATTTTTGTACATAATTAAAGATTATGAAAAAAGTTCAGGTTAACGAGGTTCGTGAAAAACTTGCGAAATATCTTGCTGAAGCAGAGAAGGGAGAGGAGATTGTCATCACTAAACACTCAAAACCGGTTGCGCGATTGATGCCTGTAGAAAGTAAAAAATCTGAATTTCCCGATTTGAAAGAATTCAGGCAGAAAATTAATGTGAAGGGGAAACCGATGTCTGAAGAAGTCAGCAAGATGAGAAAAGAAGAGCGGTACTAATGTATATTGATACAAGCTGTCTTGTAGCTTA from the Balneolaceae bacterium genome contains:
- a CDS encoding HigA family addiction module antitoxin, encoding MEKLPNIHPGEVLKEEFLDPLGISAYRLAKETCMPQTRISQIIHKKRSITADTALRLSKYFGTSAKFWLGLQDDYDLEEEAENKKKDLEEIKTLETVK
- a CDS encoding RNA methyltransferase, whose amino-acid sequence is MNIQSASNNQLKSWKKLQMGKYRKKTGLFLAEGVRCVEQILDNEKVEVQELIIENGWNPNQLSVKTDLPIFELETSDFETVSDTDNPQGIVAVCKIPQESSVENLSQKSGVILATDAIQDPGNLGTIIRTACWFDVAGILIGTGTVDPFHPKVVRSTAGATGVLPYTSGKLNDLLSALEKENWTTFLLDAGEVSNNLDERPKSQKSILVVGNEGNGISNELFQNGRHRIKIDGNPNQVESLNAAVACSISLYEFSKG
- a CDS encoding aldehyde dehydrogenase family protein, with product MKDFLSTLGIEKENSGTSTGQEFFKDDDSEKIISFTPSDGSEIAEVHETTRSEYELVVKKSQEAFKEWRMTPAPQRGEIVRQIGLELRKYKEPLGKLVSYEMGKIYQEGPG
- a CDS encoding aldehyde dehydrogenase family protein; amino-acid sequence: MIDICDFAVGQSRMLYGKTMHSERPNHRMYEQWHPLGPVGVISAFNFPVAVYSWNAMIAAVCGDTVIWKGSEKTPLCGVAVQKIIGNVLKKNDVPEGVFGLITGGREVGEWMTSDERIPLISATGSIRMGKQVAQTVGARLGKTILELGGNNAIIISKDVDLEMAVRAVVFGAVGTAGQRCTSTRRLIIHESVFEELKDRLVSIYQSIKIGDPLDEGTLVGPLIDHDAVEAMQNALKQIKEEGRINYHRWGSA
- a CDS encoding aldehyde dehydrogenase family protein, producing the protein MHSNRSKKKGGSIITGGEVLEDMEGHYVKPAICEVENHYEIVQEETFAPILYLIKYSSLDEAMEYHNGVKQGLSSAMFTLNMREAETFLSHRGSDCGIANINIGTSGAEIGGAFGGEKETGGGRESGSDAWKAYMRRQTNTINWSDELPLAQGIEFDV
- a CDS encoding serine hydrolase domain-containing protein, translating into MKTFTSRIAGFILLLILFQPQLSEAQHTFDQDKLNTYLKTLEESNKFMGSVAILEDDDILFRNAYGMASEGQPADANTIYRIGSITKTYTSTMLMQLVEQGEISLSDPLRNYFPEIPNADSITIENLLHHRSGLVNVTNKEEYMDYYTEGSTRQEMIERMIEYGTNFEPGEKMEYSNSGYLLLGYIIEEVTGMDYADALRDMIAEPLGLEKTYYGMDISSYRGEAQSFSYSENGWEESPETDMSVPHGAGAIVSTPTEVGLFLNALFDGELVSMESLEKMKNLKDGYGLGISRIPFNDKFAWGHNGGIDGFQSTSGHFPEEDLTFVLFGNGVNYSLNDIAIGTLSILFNNDFEIPDFSNEPEPVELSKSELQAYTGYYTSEDIPLEIEVFMEEGVLKAKATGQGAFPLSAFEGGVMKFNPAGITMIFNGLTDGNYESFELQQGGQTYQFTQKEE
- a CDS encoding type II toxin-antitoxin system prevent-host-death family antitoxin, with amino-acid sequence MKKVQVNEVREKLAKYLAEAEKGEEIVITKHSKPVARLMPVESKKSEFPDLKEFRQKINVKGKPMSEEVSKMRKEERY